The genomic DNA ATTTTGATCCCTCTGTGTATTCAGAATGGGATGTATTTACATAGACAAATGCATTCCTTTTGCTTAACTTCTTACTCCCTTTAGCCTGCAGAGCCAAAACAGCTAGAAGAGTGACTTGGAATtcattatcagaggggtagccgtgatagtctgtatccacaaaaacaaagaggagtctggtggcaccttaaagactaacagatttatttgggtataagcttttgtgggtaaaaaacccacttcagatgactccatgcatctgaaggagtcggttttttacccacgaaagcttatgcccaaataaatctgttagtctttaaggtgccaccagacttccTTGCTTACTCAGTACCAATCAGTAAATTCACTGACAGCACTGAGACTGCAGAGGTGCTAAGTGGCTTAACTGGATATGCTTATTTTCTCTTCTACAAGTAGCAATTAAACTCAGGCTATCTACTTCAGCAAATCCATACAGAATACTACTATGGcatggggagagggatagctcagtggtttgagcattggcctgctaaacccagggttatgagttcaatccttgagggggccatttagggatctagggcaaaaattggggattggccctgcttcaagcagggggttggactagatgacctcctgaggtccattccaaccctaaCTTTCTATGTGAAGTGCACTCAACTAGATCTTTAGTTTAAGAGCATCATGAGGCAGGAATAGATGTGATCTGTGACAACCTATATACAACTGCTAGCATATGGAATTAGAAGAAATAAGGTTTGTTAAATGAACCAGTGCCTGTTTCACAACCCTAGCTCCTTTTTGCTACTTCTAGGGCTCTCTTTAGGCTGTTTCCTGCACAAATTTTCTTGCAGATAAAGTATACATTATGAAATTTCCATAGAGGTTCCTATACCGCCCCCATCACTGCTGTATCTGAGTGCCGTCCAGCcatgcattaagtgacatgatGGACATCTGCCATATAtggtttgttctttctctcatccCGTCCCCAAGGGGAGGTTTGTGTGTGCAGTGTTTTGAGGTTTTGTATAtgaacttcctgctctgtgtttatacTGGAGAAGGAAAGGTCAAAGTGCATCTTGCTCTTGGAGCAGAAGTTTGTGATTGTCCTCCAAAAAAAATGAATGATCTTTACTTTCTAGAGCCTTACTCTAAGTTATCTGTACAGGCTGGCAGTGTTTTGACTTGTAACAGCCTACACTGTTAAGTATTGATTTGGCTGAGAAAGGGTTAAGTGGGTTCTCATGACTGATTGCCCCAACTAGATATAATGGAGGTAGGAGTGGCTCCACTCTCTAGGGCGTGGCTACGGAGCCTGGGGAAAAGTTTTGAGATGCTCTTTATCTTGTTGTTGGCTTTACTTTATTAATAAAGCCAAATTCCCCTGAAAAACGGGGGAGTTTGGCTTTCACACTGTGATTGCAGAGGAGTTTGGCAAAGGTCTCTGGTCATGCTGTCACTTCTACAGAATCTATATATAAACACTTATGTCAATGATACTAAAAATGCTCCACACTCTTTTTTTCAAAACTAAAGGGGTGGAGATTCTGCCATAATGACTCTCCCATCAATACTGCAGGCTAAGCTCTATAGCGTAGGAAAGTCAGGAAATATGGGATATACCCccaagctctgccactggttAGTTATGTACCTTTGGGCAAGTTAGTTTAGTCCTCTCTTTCAACCCCTgtagaaagggaagaaaaattcTTACTCCGCTTTGTAAactactttgagatctatggattaAAAACTGCTATGTACAGGACTGGGTCCTACAATGGGATTCACCCACACAGATCCTCATGCTTGTATggaatcccactgcagtcagATGAACTTCATGTGGCTAGATACGTTAGCAGCATCAGCTCCAGAGTACAAATAATTGTTAGTCGCTTGAAGAAAAGTCAATATCTGATTATACTATTATATATTGATAATAGTATAATCATAGTATATCATAGCGATTTGAACAATAGAAATGAAATGATACCAGTTCTGGGTTACTGGTTTCACCTTGGAACAGACTGACAGTAATGAAGTAAAATTTTGTTTATTATGAAATGTCAACAATTACGACTGGACATTAAGAAAATACATCTGTTAAACAACTTTTGAACTGAATTACAGAATTTGACTACTGACTCTAATCCTCTAGAGACTATGGTTATCACACAGAGGAAAAGAGCTGCTATAAAACTTTTCAATGCTATTAACTGCATTTGGGGAGTTGGTAACTTACTAAAACACATTCAGAACGTCTCAAATGTAAGAATTTCTTCCTCATTTAGAAAAATAAGAATTGATCTAAACACTTATGTATAAAACATTCTGATTAGCTATGGATTAGTAGCTGGCAACTACGGGTGATCTTTCATCATTCTTCTTTATTCCCAAAGCCAGCTCCACCTGTTTCTCTCTTTACAATAAAAAGATACAGATAAATTACACATTAGACCACAAGCTTGGTTTACAACCAGATcaatttctcccctccccacctccactgAACGTACCTGTAATTCTCAGCCAGGGTATTCAAACACAGGTCCTTTCAACATTAACATTACTGAGCTAATTCAATAGAACATCAACAATGTTTTAAATCCAGGATTTAGATTTAATTCAGTAAATAGAATGCAAGAATGAATTCTATCCGTGGTCTTTTTCTTGTCCTCCATGTTGAAAATGAAGGTGGTAGTCAATTTAACAACAAAACTTTGTAAGTACTTCGGGCAATCTGCTGAGAAGAGGGGTTCCCTCGCTACCTATTCTAACTGCTGTCATTTTAAACAACTCcaaaactgatttaaatcataCTTATACCAAAATAGGCACAGCAGAAATCAAACTGGTAACTCTTATTTCATGGACCTTTTTTCAGATCCTTTAACTTGCTGGACAATGACTTTCATCATTTTCTCCATTTTGGTTTTTGTCAGTGATTTTCTACAGTACCATATTTGGTCCCATATGCAGCACAAAGGTTTAGGAGATAAGTAAAATGGATCACGGTCATGATGCATATCCAATGGCCTTCTCTTAGCATACTCCTTATAGTCCCTGACTGGACAGTTGCCTGGATTATCAGGTTTGGCATAAATACATAGAACTGACTCTTCTGTGCTTGCCTGTGTGTTCAGATCATCTTTCCACTCCAAGTACTCTAATCCCTCCTCATTCTCTTTTAACACAATCTGCCCCCACCACAGATTTGTAGTctgactgtgtgtgtttgtcccaAAGCCTCGGATGATGTTTACAAGCATTAGGTGCAGAAATCCTTCGGGATGCATTCGACTCAGTATGCCCTTTTTACGAAGATCCTCTACATCTTTATCTGTCAGGTTTTCCAAAATATTccaatctctctccctctccttcagTGCTAGATGCTGGCATTTTACTTTTAAAGCTTCCTGAGATGCTGTGAACTCAGACCCTTTAATCACACTATACTCATACTTGTGTTCCTTGAGGTATCTGTCTATACTGCTCTGAAAGAAGAATAAAGAGTTGGCGGAAAACTCTGTGCCATTCTGCTTCCTCACTCTAGTATAGAAGGAGGCTAGGTAATTATCAAGGTCTGCAGGTGGCAGTGTGAAGATCTCACGCGTTTCAGAAGGATAATGTGAAGCCAACCAGTCTCTGAACATTTTTATATCACCAATATTACGAATTCTCTTACTCTCCGACTTCTTCAATGTCTCTAAAAGATAAGAGACAACTCTGTGGATAGAAAGAACTACAGAGGCTATCAAAGGCATGTAAGGTGATGCAGAACCATGTTCACCTTCCTTTTTAAAGCATTCAAACATTCTGGGACTACTATAATCCTGCtccctttgttttttgttttgcttttgtgatTGCATTCTCCCACCCATCCCACTGTTTTTCCACCTGTTGCATCCTGTCTGACGCCTCCGCTATAAGTTCTCTGGTGCAGGGAACTGTCATCTTTGTTATTTttctgtgcagtgcctagcacagtggggtcctgatcttaACTGGCATTCCTAGGTGATAACATATCAAATATTTAAAAGCTCATAATTCAAGGGGAGCAGGCTTAGGCGTTAATGAAATTTTATACCACTCACTGAAATTATGAAATTCATCCCTATACAGAGAGACATCTTAAGTTATATGCCACACTTAAgacctcaaaatagggcttaaggTGGGACTTTAACTTGTGTGTTGGgaagggggtgaatttcaccctgtatgATCTAAAAATTTAGATCTAAGGCCACAATCTGCAGCTCTTCCTTATGGAACTAGTCACGTCACTAAGGATTGCATGATTGGACCTGAAATGTGGACTCTGAAACTTGAGCAATCCAAAAAGGGATAGTGCATATAAAAATTCCTCAGATTGCAACTATGGTCATGCGTATATTTTATAGTTAAATAAGGCACAGTAGTGAGTCAAATTTTGTTCTGTTATGCTTAGGCAGTCCCCGGGAAATCAACAGGAGCTGGCCTGTGTGCAGATCTCAGGATGTGGCCCAGTATTAAGCTGCATTTATTTTACATGTTTGATGTGCTGCACAAGCCATTAAACAGATACTTCAAAGTGGTCTCCAGCACTGACGCTTCTTTATTAAAAAGGAGCATTCTAGTCATGGAACACAACTGTCAGCTGAAAGTTTGTTCTAGGGGCTGAGAATCAGGAAAAGCCCACTCTGTTTAAAATGGAACAAGTAAAAATATCTCTTAAAAAGGAGTGCCAGGATTCCAGCGGGCTTTATTTCTCAGATTGTTATAGAGTTGTCACATCTATATAGTTCCATGTAGCCTAGGAAGAGAATCACttatggtgaaattcacccctatgcaGAGGGCCATCCCAAGGTCTATACATTGCCTAACCAAGGGGTTCTCGaacagggggttgtgaggttattacaagGGGGGGTTACAAGCTGTCACCCTCAACCCCAAACCCtgactttgcctccagcatttataatggtgttataaattaataacacttttttatatatttaagggggggtcacactcagtcttgctatgtgaaaggggtcaccagtacaaaagtttgagaaccactggcctaaccCCTCAAGGTGGGATGTAAATGGCTTGAAGAGTAGGGAGAGAGAATGCCTGCCATCAGTTACACAGGCATACATCCTAGGGGCTTATTGGAATTCCGCTGCTACTGGATCCTTAGGTAGCACTTGGCAAGGAGGTCTTTTCTTTAGGTGTGGACCTCATCACAGTCATCCTCACCTTTGCTACCTTCAAGCTGGATTACTGTAATGTGCTCTGAGGATGACCCCTTGTTTAAGACCATTTGGGAACAGCAGCTAGTGCAGAATGTAGCTGCCCACCTACTGAGTGGGATTTCTCATAAGTAGCACACTACACCTCAGCCCCATTGAGTACACTGGCCACAGTGGTTTCCAGGTGAAGCTTAAGGTGGGTTTTCAAACCTGGGCAGCCCTTAAATGATTTGTGCTCCCACccacctttctctctcctcctatgACTTCACTTCCCACAGGCCATGTTTGATTGCCTTCAGGGTATGCTGCAAAGGTCCATGTGCTCTCCTGTGGGTTTTTTCCAGGTGTGAAGATGTGGGTGGTGAGTGGGGTTCTGGAGCTGATGGCTGTGAATGTCTCTTGTTGGCACCGAGTCATTTGGTACATGATTTTTGGTTTAATTACTATTGTTTCTGCACAGAGAGTATGGATCTACAAACCTAAATGTGGCTGCTCCTTTTTTATGAAAACGATTGTGTGGTCTACTTGAAAAAAGAAATGGTTTGTAAATCAAAAAAACACTGAGACTGCAAGCGAAGGCTGAGATTAAGATAAAATGGCTTATGACTCATTGTTCAGCAAAAACAATTCTTGCATAAATGTCCCCAGGTGAATTCACAGTGGCTCTTGATGAGATACACTATCAAGTCAATTTCAAAAGTACTCTAACAATGTATTCACCAAGTGTAGTCATGCTGCAGATTTTTAGTTGTGTAAAGGCTTGTCTGAACAAACACCCAACCTTAATCCAAATTCACGCTCAGGAGTAGACAAGCCTTAAAACACTATTCCAGTACTCTGTTCAGTCAAGGAAGAATTGTATCCAATCTTCTGCATCACAGAATCTAACAGCAGGTTTTTTCTGTCTTTGATGTACTAGCTAATTTAGCAGTATGGACATCTACCCTCTACTGGATGAACTGAGAATCATTCAGTCATGTCATAAGCCCTAACAATGGCAGAGATAAAGACTATATTTCTTTTAGCTCAGGTGGCTGGGGATCTGTAACTCAAGAACTATCCATGTTCTATCGTGGCTTGCTGTCACTGTGATATCTCAACAGTCACAATGTGTAGTTTACTGCCAACCATGAAATCCTAAGGGGCTCTGGATCTGCCACAAAATCTAGATATACATTTAGTAAGCATCACCCTGAATTTTCACATGTCTCTGGAGAGCCATCAGTCAGATAGAAGGAGTCATTGCACCAAATAATTGTGGAAAATTAATTAAACCTACAATCCCAAATTTTGGGACTGTTTGCCTGAACTTTCAAAAGATGGCTCTATATTTGCACCTGCATTTTTGCATGCATAAAAATCTTTTGCATACAGATCAGGTAGACATCCAGCTGCCTGATATTTATATGAAGCACCGTTGCAAGCAAAGGAAAATCAGATGCAAATGTATTTGCTCTACTGAATCCTCTTTAAAAACTTGGCCCTTTGCTGCTTACTTGATGGTTTTAATCACTAAATTAAATCAGTATGTAGATAACTGGCACTAAAAATTCATTAGCCACACCTATGCTAAAATCATAATTGTGCTCCAGATCACTTCTAAAATGAAGCAGATCCAGTCACTAATGGTTCCCAATATTTGGCAAGAAGGATAGTTTAACAGTTAGTACATACAAGAAGAAAATGGATGATGTACAGTGCACAAGGCAGGAACTGTTTTAAAAGCTACTATAATCACATGCCACATTTTAGTTATTCATCAAAGAGCATATTCTAATGAGGAATCTTATGACATTCTCATGTAAAAATGTGCTCTATGCTGACACATGGCATGAATGGCAAGAagtgaatttattttacaaataaaaaagtcTGTCTATTTTTAGTTACCAAAAAATTTTAAGATCCCAAATCATAACAGGATACACAAGACATAAACTTTTTTAACAAATTGCTTTAATATCTTTAGTGCTTTTAAGAAAAGGGGTGAAATTCTGggatcattgaagtcaatgggaattttgctactTACTTCAATGGAACCAGAATTTCCCTGCAGTTACTGCACTAAATTGTTTTAAAGATCAGTTCCTCTTTCTCTTTCCTGGGGAGACCTGAGTTCATAATCCTGGTTACAGTTTATTGCAGGGACCACATATTAAGAGGTACAGTGTGTGGTGCTATTGTGGTAAAATCAGTCTAAAATGTTCCAATTTAGGTAGTTGGCTTTAGCCACCCAAATGTATATTATagggcacctaaataagtggcttgatcTTCGGAAGCGCTGATTGCTTAAGGCTCCtattatgtcagtgggagattaGGGTGTTCAGGATCTCTGGCAATCTGGTGCTTTTATTTAGGTGCTCAGATATGGATTTAGGTGGCTAAATGGAGCCACACAAATTGTAATATTCTGGCTAAAAGAGacacatactaaaaaaaaaaccacccaggaATAAAACTCCAGAAATCCTTACTTTTGTTTGAAGACACAGGCAGATTGTCCTCAGAGTTTTCATTCTCCAGAGTAGGCAGAGCTAAAGAAATTGCAGCATTCGGTGGTCCTGGCTGTTTGCTCTCCTCAGTAGGTACTTCAGCATGGTTCCCAGCTAGTCCCATTTCTGATGTGGCACACACAGATGGGCACAGCTGGAGCTGCTGATGGACAGCTCCAGGGAATGCAGTGTCATAGAAAGCCAGGAATGAGGGTGGCTCCAACTGGGCCTTTGTTTCCCTGTTGGAAGCAGGAAAGGGCTTTAACTGTTCTTTGGATGCTGTTGATTCACAGGAATTCCCTGCTTTAGAGGTTTTGCTTTTGGACTTTGTAGGATGAAGAGCTGCTAACTTCAAGCAGTTGCTTTCCAGGCTCCTATGATGGCTGTCTTCTAAAGTCTCCTGTAAACAGGGAATTACTGCAGCCTTTTCTTTAAAGACAGAAACTGATGTCTGGTTGGCTGCTCGTTTACTAATGACCTTACTATCTCTGTGCATTTGCAGTTCTTCCTCAGCAGATCCTTCTTTATTCTGGAATACTCTTTCAGAATCACAATTACTTCTGCATATTTGGTCTCCTGTATCTGTTTCAAATTCTTCTTCATCAGAGATGTCTTGCAGGTCCTCCCTGCTTTCTGGCTCTTCATTACCATGGTCAGTTTTGGCATGATAGTCAGTTGATGGAAGACTCAGCTCTGCAGCAAAGCATGACCTCATGGAGTAGCTGTCTTTCTGAGGAACTACTCCACTCTGCTTTTCTTTTGTCATTGTTATATCAGACATTACACAAAATGTGTCCTCTTTCTTTTGCATTATTTCAGGGGATCTGCTACATGATCCCATGTTAACTGagtcagctttctttttttcaaaaggtGAGGCTACCCTGTATCTCTTTTCACTTAAATTATGTTCCACTGACCAGGAGTCATAGCTTCTGGACCTCTTTTTCTGTTCTGCAGCTTCCTCCCTTTCCTCCTGGCTTCTGAAGTATAATGCCCCACAGGGCCAGTGATATGCATGTCCAGATTCACATATCCATAAAACAGAATTGTCCCTGGTGGGATGTCCCATATTCTGTATAATTTCCAAGCTTGGGATTTGACTGCATATAGTTCCATGAGTATGTGCCCAAGTCACTAAATTAGATAGATCCATGGCAACTGAGCTGACATTGTTGTACATGTCATCACAAATGTTCTCGTTCTGCAAAAGGGTTAGAATTATCTTAAGACACGTAAGAAAAACAGGATGATTTTAGCAACAGTTAGCGGGAGCTGTTCTCAATCCcatctatttaaatttttaaatattagaaTAATTAGCTTGATAAAACTTGTGAAACTTTTCAAATGATTTGTTtgaacagtttctttgctcaGCTATAAGAGATGGGAGGGAATTTGTGGATGTATTTATTAACCTATTTGATGAATTTCACAATAGACACAACATACAGCTTGCACGTGTATCCTATGATCTGACCCTCAGCTGTAAGCTTGCTATCTTATGAATGGAAGACTCTGTTTCTGAACATGCATGTATTGGGTGAAACCATTCAGGATAGCATTCAGCCAATTTGCCATTCTGAAAATAATTATACCCATTCAAAACTAAAAAATAACTTAATTTATAAATCATCCCCCATGCACCAAGGTGTTCAGTGGCCCTGTACCATAACTTCATAATTGTTTTATATAATATGTATCTAATAAACAAAAATCCTTTGCCCGTTTTCTTACATAAAAATTCCCTGCTGTTTATCCTTGTGAGTGGTTTTGAGTTCATTTTGCATtcacataaatatatatttaagcaAACACAGTTGAATGCCCAGTTATCTATGATGTAATTTAAAGTGTACTCaccatgctgctgtttttatttgGAATATGCTTTCAATGGGGGTTCAAGGGATATTGACCATTCAAGGTAAAATGTCTCCTTTTATTTAAGTAGTCCTTTCTTTCACAGAACCTAAAATAAGTATCATatagatttttacttttttatttttggaggCAAGTTCCATTCCACTAAACTTTTCAATATTCACTGAGCACAAACTAAATGGTCCCAGGCTGCAAATACTTCACTTATGTGAGCAGTACCATTGAGCTTAATGGGACTACACACAGGAGGAGTTTTTCATGCCAGTTTAAAGGGAAACAAAATATTAAttatgaaaacagaatttttaaaatgtaaatgttccTCTGTACTACTGGAAACCTGAACATAATAGCACTGTGATGGGTCTTGTTTAATTCTTCAAGCTGAGgaaaaagcagaaaaagaaatataaacagTGAAAAGCAAATTATTAAAAGTTAAATAATTAACATTTAAAGTTGCTAGCTACACAAGTGAGCAATTTTCTGTGTAATTCCTATTTATCTCAATAGACTTAGGTGCAAATTTTAAAAGATTCTTCTGTCTATAcataggctcttttgaaaatcctagccttaattaattaacacctgtgtggggggatggagaagaGAATCAGTCAAAGTTACTGTTAGTATGTATGTGGTTGTAGAGtcaagagcagtggttctcaaactctgggtcaggaccccaaagtagGTCGCGACCCTGTTATAAAGGGGTCGCCGGGGCAGGTGTTAGACTTGCCTGGGCCTGGGGCTAAAGCCAAAGTCCTGGCCTCACTGCTCGGAGCCAAAGCTGAAACCCGAGCCCTACCACTGAGGGCGGAAGCccaagggtttcagccctgggcagcggggctcaggctatAGGCCCCCCACTTGGGGCTGAAGTCGTTGGGCTTCggcccctccctcccgcccaTGGTTGTAAAGCTCGGGCgggctcctggagtcatgtagtaatttttgttgtcagaagggggttgcggtgcaatgaagtttgagaacccctggtcaaGAGGGTTTATTCAGGAAGAGCCTGTCTTCATGTACTCTGTCTTGCCTACAATGGCTCTCCCAGACCTGACGAAGAGCTCTATgtaaacttgtctctctcaccaacagaagttggttcaataaacagtattaccttacccaccttgtctctacaATGGCTTCAGACAGCCACCCATCTACCAACGCTTGCGGGGGAAACGAGCCATTTGCTTTGATGTTCTACCTCTGGCCCCTTGCTGAACTCACTGGCCTGATTTTGGGCAGCAgggcaaacagagctggaaaacCGACACCAAGGAGTGTTGGCTGGATAAAGGTTTTGGGGGCTGTTCAGGGGAACACACCGGCACAGACACACACCCGCTGGGGGGCTGAAGAGGGTAAGCTGTCCTACGTTCACCTTGGAGGATGGAGATGGTAAGTCAGGTGTGTGTATAGACTATTTTACAAAGCCTCTTTCTCTGATGCTTGGTTCCTCCTGTGAAGATTAAACAATACACTTTGGGGTAAGAATGCGGCGGGGTCACTATATTCCCCAGTGCTCACAGACTCCTGAAGGGGTACCGAACCCAGTCGGACTTGCTGGGTAAGCATGGTTGAGGTGCAGAGTACAGTAGCCCAGGGCCTGCTCTGAGAGTGGCAGAATTGCATGATTCCACCGCGCGCAAGCGAAAGGCGTGAGGCCTGACAGCTGTGGGTGTGCCCTCagagagggttcagaggtgcagctagccctgtagtTGTGACATCCTGTACCCACAAAAAGCAG from Lepidochelys kempii isolate rLepKem1 chromosome 25, rLepKem1.hap2, whole genome shotgun sequence includes the following:
- the LOC140903126 gene encoding uncharacterized protein isoform X2, coding for MNENICDDMYNNVSSVAMDLSNLVTWAHTHGTICSQIPSLEIIQNMGHPTRDNSVLWICESGHAYHWPCGALYFRSQEEREEAAEQKKRSRSYDSWSVEHNLSEKRYRVASPFEKKKADSVNMGSCSRSPEIMQKKEDTFCVMSDITMTKEKQSGVVPQKDSYSMRSCFAAELSLPSTDYHAKTDHGNEEPESREDLQDISDEEEFETDTGDQICRSNCDSERVFQNKEGSAEEELQMHRDSKVISKRAANQTSVSVFKEKAAVIPCLQETLEDSHHRSLESNCLKLAALHPTKSKSKTSKAGNSCESTASKEQLKPFPASNRETKAQLEPPSFLAFYDTAFPGAVHQQLQLCPSVCATSEMGLAGNHAEVPTEESKQPGPPNAAISLALPTLENENSEDNLPVSSNKKRNRWSWLWE
- the LOC140903126 gene encoding uncharacterized protein isoform X1, whose protein sequence is MNENICDDMYNNVSSVAMDLSNLVTWAHTHGTICSQIPSLEIIQNMGHPTRDNSVLWICESGHAYHWPCGALYFRSQEEREEAAEQKKRSRSYDSWSVEHNLSEKRYRVASPFEKKKADSVNMGSCSRSPEIMQKKEDTFCVMSDITMTKEKQSGVVPQKDSYSMRSCFAAELSLPSTDYHAKTDHGNEEPESREDLQDISDEEEFETDTGDQICRSNCDSERVFQNKEGSAEEELQMHRDSKVISKRAANQTSVSVFKEKAAVIPCLQETLEDSHHRSLESNCLKLAALHPTKSKSKTSKAGNSCESTASKEQLKPFPASNRETKAQLEPPSFLAFYDTAFPGAVHQQLQLCPSVCATSEMGLAGNHAEVPTEESKQPGPPNAAISLALPTLENENSEDNLPVSSNKSKDFWSFIPGWFFF
- the LOC140903127 gene encoding uncharacterized protein KIAA1958-like codes for the protein MGGRMQSQKQNKKQREQDYSSPRMFECFKKEGEHGSASPYMPLIASVVLSIHRVVSYLLETLKKSESKRIRNIGDIKMFRDWLASHYPSETREIFTLPPADLDNYLASFYTRVRKQNGTEFSANSLFFFQSSIDRYLKEHKYEYSVIKGSEFTASQEALKVKCQHLALKERERDWNILENLTDKDVEDLRKKGILSRMHPEGFLHLMLVNIIRGFGTNTHSQTTNLWWGQIVLKENEEGLEYLEWKDDLNTQASTEESVLCIYAKPDNPGNCPVRDYKEYAKRRPLDMHHDRDPFYLSPKPLCCIWDQIWYCRKSLTKTKMEKMMKVIVQQVKGSEKRSMK